In Rathayibacter sp. VKM Ac-2762, one DNA window encodes the following:
- a CDS encoding transglycosylase domain-containing protein — protein sequence MASDRRTTGGVVKAIVGFLGMSVVAGVLVTATVTPAVALAGVAANQSIGVFDGLPDYLEVDKLSEKSNIYATGSDGPQLLASFYVENRVEVPLDRIAQAAKDAAVSGEDPRFYDHGGVDLPGTLRAVAQTYVLGNDVQGGSSITQQYVKNVLVEKAVRNISDDAERAAAIDEATRTSPERKLREMKLAIGLEKQYTKDQILQGYLNIAFFGGTTYGLETAANYYYATSGADLSIAQAASLIAIVNNPAVLRIDQPDNPDNGAANGYARNKDRRDYIIGKMLEEGKISQEDHDAAVAAPIEPRITQPSTGCSTAGNAGFFCDYVTNVLKNNEIFGADEDTRWTNFRRGGLDVYTTLDVGLQDAAVAAVDAQVPQTWNFDVGAVSVSVEVGSGRVLAMTQNKKYSQDPDVLTTDPSYSAVNYSTDRANGGSSGIQPGSTYKLFTLVEWLKEGHSINESVDGTRKSTWGTFTDSCVSGGTDTSNETSAKNDEGGTGEVGTPVSFTKTSLNTGFVGMARELDLCGIRDTAVDMGVKQGSGEELEHNPSSVLGTNYVSPLSMAGAFATIASGGTTCDPVAIDRITDSAGADQPVPPANCRQSIDRNVAATAAVALQATFTGGGTAVASRTGDGVPLIGKTGTTDDAKATWMTGASTRVATAVGVFNVKGDANLRLGRYSFDSGSAATARHRIWPVVMRAADATYGGTEFPEADGSLQVVPKVDIPDVVGLSSADAEAKLEAAGFGVVQGGTEASDAAVGTVTRADPSGSAPRGTAITVFTSSGNQKTVPNVTGQDLEAAKNAFGAAGFTKITLACAEDPKAPDAGQVTGQEPAGGSPVAPDATLKVTITAKKCP from the coding sequence TTGGCGTCCGACAGAAGGACCACCGGTGGTGTGGTCAAGGCGATCGTGGGCTTCCTGGGCATGAGCGTCGTGGCCGGAGTCCTCGTGACCGCCACCGTCACCCCGGCCGTGGCGCTCGCCGGAGTCGCCGCGAACCAGTCGATCGGCGTCTTCGACGGCCTGCCCGACTACCTCGAGGTCGACAAGCTCTCCGAGAAGAGCAACATCTACGCGACCGGCTCCGACGGCCCGCAGCTGCTCGCCTCCTTCTACGTCGAGAACCGCGTCGAGGTGCCGCTCGACCGCATCGCCCAGGCCGCCAAGGACGCCGCCGTCTCGGGTGAGGACCCCCGTTTCTACGACCACGGCGGAGTCGACCTCCCCGGCACCCTCCGCGCCGTCGCTCAGACCTACGTGCTCGGCAACGACGTGCAGGGCGGATCCTCGATCACCCAGCAGTACGTGAAGAACGTCCTCGTCGAGAAGGCCGTCCGCAACATCTCGGACGACGCCGAGCGCGCGGCCGCGATCGACGAGGCCACCCGGACCTCCCCCGAGCGCAAGCTCCGCGAGATGAAGCTCGCCATCGGCCTCGAGAAGCAGTACACGAAGGACCAGATCCTCCAGGGCTACCTCAACATCGCGTTCTTCGGAGGCACCACCTACGGCCTCGAGACCGCCGCGAACTACTACTACGCGACCTCGGGCGCGGACCTCTCGATCGCCCAGGCCGCGAGCCTCATCGCGATCGTCAACAACCCGGCCGTCCTGCGGATCGACCAGCCCGACAATCCGGACAACGGCGCCGCGAACGGCTACGCCCGCAACAAGGACCGCCGCGACTACATCATCGGCAAGATGCTCGAGGAGGGGAAGATCTCGCAGGAGGACCACGACGCCGCCGTCGCCGCTCCGATCGAGCCCCGCATCACCCAGCCCAGCACCGGCTGCTCGACCGCGGGCAACGCGGGCTTCTTCTGCGACTACGTCACCAACGTCCTGAAGAACAACGAGATCTTCGGCGCCGACGAGGACACCCGCTGGACCAACTTCCGCCGCGGCGGCCTCGACGTCTACACGACGCTCGACGTCGGCCTGCAGGACGCGGCCGTCGCCGCCGTCGACGCGCAGGTCCCGCAGACCTGGAACTTCGACGTCGGAGCCGTCTCCGTCAGCGTCGAGGTCGGATCCGGGCGCGTGCTCGCGATGACGCAGAACAAGAAGTACTCGCAGGATCCGGACGTCCTCACGACCGATCCGTCCTACAGCGCCGTGAACTACAGCACCGATCGGGCCAACGGCGGATCCTCCGGGATCCAGCCGGGCTCGACCTACAAGCTCTTCACGCTGGTGGAGTGGCTGAAGGAGGGCCACAGCATCAACGAGTCGGTCGACGGGACGCGCAAGTCCACCTGGGGCACCTTCACGGACTCCTGCGTCTCCGGCGGCACCGACACGAGCAACGAGACGAGCGCGAAGAACGACGAGGGCGGAACCGGCGAGGTCGGCACCCCGGTGTCCTTCACGAAGACCTCCCTCAACACCGGCTTCGTCGGCATGGCCCGTGAGCTCGACCTGTGCGGCATCCGCGACACCGCGGTCGACATGGGGGTGAAGCAGGGCAGCGGCGAGGAGCTCGAGCACAACCCGTCGTCGGTGCTCGGCACGAACTACGTCTCGCCCCTCTCGATGGCCGGCGCCTTCGCCACCATCGCCTCCGGCGGCACGACCTGCGACCCCGTCGCGATCGACCGCATCACCGACTCCGCCGGAGCCGACCAGCCGGTGCCCCCGGCGAACTGCCGCCAGTCGATCGACCGCAACGTCGCCGCCACCGCGGCCGTCGCGCTGCAGGCGACCTTCACCGGCGGAGGGACGGCCGTGGCCTCCCGCACCGGCGACGGCGTTCCGCTGATCGGCAAGACCGGCACCACCGACGACGCGAAGGCCACCTGGATGACCGGAGCGAGCACCCGCGTCGCGACCGCCGTCGGCGTGTTCAACGTGAAGGGCGACGCGAACCTGCGCCTCGGCCGCTACTCCTTCGACTCCGGATCCGCCGCCACCGCGCGCCACCGCATCTGGCCGGTCGTCATGCGCGCCGCCGACGCGACGTACGGCGGGACGGAGTTCCCGGAGGCCGACGGCTCGCTGCAGGTCGTCCCGAAGGTCGACATCCCGGATGTCGTCGGGCTCTCCTCCGCCGACGCCGAGGCCAAGCTCGAGGCGGCCGGCTTCGGCGTCGTGCAGGGCGGCACGGAGGCGAGCGACGCCGCGGTCGGGACGGTCACCCGCGCCGACCCGTCGGGCTCGGCCCCGCGCGGCACCGCGATCACCGTGTTCACCAGCTCCGGCAACCAGAAGACCGTGCCGAACGTGACGGGCCAGGATCTGGAGGCCGCGAAGAACGCCTTCGGCGCAGCCGGCTTCACGAAGATCACGCTCGCCTGCGCCGAGGACCCGAAGGCGCCCGACGCCGGCCAGGTCACCGGGCAGGAGCCGGCCGGCGGCTCCCCCGTCGCTCCGGACGCCACGCTGAAGGTGACGATCACCGCGAAGAAGTGCCCCTGA